The window ATATACTTTCTGGTAGTCGTTCCAGAGCGGTTGCAATTTCTTGAAGTAATCCAAAATTCGCGTGCGATTCATGTGGATCAGTAATTACCTCAAATGGATGGCCCCTTATTGTAATAATCCAGCCATGTGATGTTGGTCTTAGTTTTCTTTGATTCTCTGCTGGAGTTTTGCATTTCTGAACCTTATCTTCTCCAAAAAAACACTCGGTTTCGGATAATGTTTTCCAATTTTTTGTTTTATAGAATTTATGAGGTCGATATTCTTTTCTTCCAGAAACCATCATGGCAGACCCACCAAAGAGACTACTCGCAATTACTTTTTCATTAGGATCACCTAATCCAACTTCCATAAAAAACGAAGCCGATACTTCTGATGAAAATACCATTCTACCCTCTTCTTCCAAGATAGGTTGATGATTCTCAAAATGGGTTACAAATTTTTCCCATGCATGGGCACCTTCTTCTACAAGACGGCCCTCTTCAACAATTTCACCTCTAGAAAATTCCATCCAGGATGTTTGGCGCAATTTACCGTTGTTATTTCCTAGCTTGTAAATAAAGTCTTCTCCCGAGAGCGCTTTCTGAACGACTCTATAAAATGTATCAAAATCCCCCTTTACCGTTATGCCCGTTGGAGTGAAAATATAGACTTTTTCCCAGTTCGACGGAGTAACGCCGGTTTCTCCTACAAACATAGTCTCTGTATTTCTCGGATCATAAAGGTGAAACCCTAACCGGGCTAAATCATTAAATGGAATGCTGTTGATCTCAGCCATATTTTACTTATCGGAACCAGCAACTATATGAATTGCAAAAAAAGATAGGGGTTAGTACAAAACGTATACGATCTGTATACGAAACAAAAAATGGTACATTCAACAACAGGATGCGCTAGTCAGACTACTATACTAAGCCAGTTAAAAATTGGCTTGCGGGCATGACACGAATTCCTTTTTTTTCGTAGTCTTGATTTTCATCGGTAGTAACCTGGTAAACTTGAGGGATATTAAGACGCTTTTTGAAATAATAAAGTGAAGAGGCAATTTGAGTGTCATGATTTTTTACCTCCACTGCAAACCAAGGCTGTCGATCGATGGTAATCAAAAAATCAAGTTCTTTTCCTGTTGAATCTCTCAAAAAATGAAGCTCTGCTTTGTAACCTTCTACATCTACAAGGTAGTGACAGAATTTAAGTAGATGGCTAGCAACCATATTTTCAAGTTTGGCACCTTCATTTTTGATTGAAGACCAATCCCACAAATACAACTTTTTTTCTTTTTTGACAGCTGCCACTTTCCGAGTTTGGTAAGGCGGAATGCGAAAGCAGTAATAAAATTGTTCAAACACATCAAACCAGTGGGCCACCGTTCTAAAATTGACCCCCAGATCTTCTGCTAAAGAATTGATGGAAAGGATAGAAGCAATTTTCGAAGGAAGCAGATCAGCAAGGAGAGCCAAGTTACCAACATCTTGGATAACCGTAAGATCACGGATATCTTCTTTTAAAAGACGCTCAATTTTTTCTTGTTGCCATCTCCTCCAATGTCGATCATTCTGTTTAACAAAAGGTTCCGGAAATCCGCCATAACGAAGCAGCATTTTAAAATCAGAAATCCAATGCCCAGAACGAAACTGAAGGGGTTGAAAGGGATTGGTTTGTAATTTTAAGGCATGAATTTCTGCAAGTGAGAAGGGATGGAGCCGGTAAGAATGATAGCGACCTTGAAGGGAATCTCCGCCACGACGGTAAAGATCGAGCCTTGCACTACCGGTAAGGAGAAATTTAAATCTCCCTTTTAAAGTATCATATTCACCCTTCAGCCAGGTTTTCCATTTTTTATATTTATGAAATTCATCTAACACAATAAGGTTCGATTTCGGAGCCCACTGGCCCTTAAGCGCAGCATTGCGTTGCCCAAGTTTATCCCAATTATAGTACTGCCCAGGAATGTTATGAAGTAGGGTCTCTGCTAAAGTAGTTTTCCCCACTTGGCGAGGCCCCCCCAAAAACACCATCTTTTCTTGGAGATCTTCTATAATAAAAGGAAATAAGTAGCGTGTTTCAGAGCCAAAAGAGGGCATAAGTAAATTGTATATAAATACAATTTACTTGCAAGTATTTTGTTGATATCTACGCAACGCCTCAGTCTTAGGGAAAGAGTATTCGGGATTGTTGGAGTTACCATTTATAGTTTTTTTAATTGGAGCTGTTTTGCTTTGTCTAAACTCACTTCAATCTTATCTCCCTCTTTAAATTCTCCCTCCAAAATTTTTAACGCCAGGGGATCTTGCAAATAGCGTTGGATAGTGCGTTTTAAGGGCCTGGCCCCATAATTGGGGTCATAACCTTCTTGGGCAAAAAATTCTTTTACCTGGTCTTCTACTTTAATGCTCAATTTTTTAGTAGTTAACAGCTTGGCTAAACGCGCAAGTTGAATATCAACAATGGAACGAATTTGTTTTTCATCGAGCGATTGATAAATGATGATTTCATCAATGCGATTCAAAAATTCTGGCTTAAAAGTAGTTTTAAGTGCCGTGGTAGCGACATTGCTGGTCATAATTAAAACCACATTGGTAAAATTGACGGCTCTGCCTTGCCCATCGGTTAAGCGGCCATCGTCTAAAATCTGCAAAAGAATATTAAACACATCGGGGTGAGCCTTTTCGATTTCATCGAAAAGTAGCACACAATAAGGCATGCGGCGCACGGCCTCGGTGAGTTGCCCACCTTCTTCATAACCCACATAACCAGGCGGGGCGCCAATGAGCCGACTAACCGCGTGTTTTTCCATATATTCACTCATGTCGAGGCGCACGATGGCATGCTCGTTATCGAAAAGAAAATCGGCTAGAGTGCGAGCAGTTTCGGTTTTACCCACCCCGGTGGGGCCCAAAAACAAAAAGGACCCGATGGGGCGATTAGGGTCTTGCAAACCAGCGCGGCTGCGGCGTACGGCATTGGCCACTTTGGCCAAGGCTTCGTCTTGGCCTACCACGCGGCCGCTTAGATGTTTTTCCATATGGATGAGTTTTTGCATTTCACCCATCATCATTTTTGAAACCGGGATTTTGGTCCATTTAGAAACCACTTCGGCGATGTCTTCTTCTTCGACCTCTTCTTTCAACATCGACTTTTCTTTTTGTAAGACGGTGAGATTTTCATTAAATTTTTGGAGCTGTTTTTCTAGTTCAGGAATTTTACCGTATTTAAGCTCGGCGGCTAAATTAAGATCGGCTTTGCGCTCGGCTAGTTCAACCTGACCCCTTCCTTTTTCAATTTGTTCTTTCACCCGACGAATTTGCGTGATGGCCTCTTTTTCACTTTGCCATTGTGTTTTGAGGGTTTGATTTTTTTCACGCTGGTTGGCTAGGTCTTTTTCTAAATCGCTAAGTCGCGCTTTGGCCTCTTTACCCGATTCTTTTTTTAAAGCCTGCCGCTCTATTTCGAGCTGGCGAATTTTACGCTCGATCTCGTCAATTTCGGTGGGCAGGCTGTCGATTTCCATGCGAATCTTACTTGCCGCTTCATCAACCAGGTCAATCGCCTTGTCGGGCAAAAAACGATCGGAGATGTAACGATCGGAAAGCATGGCCGCAGCCACTAGAGCATCGTCTTTAATACGCACCCCATGATGAACTTCGTATTTCTCTTTTAAACCACGCAAAATGGCAATGGTATCAGCCACCGTAGGCTCACCCACCAAAGTGGGTTGAAACCTGCGCTCGAGGGCGGGGTCTTTTTCAATATGTTTACGATATTCATCTAAAGTGGTGGCACCAATGCAGCGTAATTCACCCCGCACCAGCATGGGTTTGAGCATGTTAGAAGCATCCATCGCACCTTCGGCACTGCCGGCCCCTACTAAGGTATGCAGCTCATCGATAAACAAAATAATCTCGCCACCGGCAGATTTGATTTCTTTCAACAAGGCTTTAAGCCGATCTTCAAATTCACCCCGATACTTAGTGCCTGCCAATAAACCGGCCAAATCAAAAACCAGCAACCGCTTATTTTTCAAGGACTCGGGCACATCGCCATGGGCAATGCGTTGGGCCAGACCCTCCACAATGGCGGTTTTGCCTACCCCAGGTTCGCCAATCAACACCGGATTGTTTTTAGTGCGCCGGGAGAGCACTTGCATGATGCGCCTGATTTCTTCATCTCGGCCAATCACCGGGTCTAATTTCCCAGCCTTAGCTTGAGCGGTGAGATCTTGAGTATATTTTTCTAGGCTTTGGTATTTCCCTTCGGGGGCTTGGTCGGTCACGCGATGACTCCCGCGAACTTCACTTAACACTTGTAATAATTTATTTTTGTTGAGGCCATGTTGCTGCAATAAGTTTGCACAAAAGGTGCCAGGTGTCTCTAAGATGGCTAAAAGAAAATGTTCAACGCTGACATATTCATCTTTGAGCTGACTTGCCTCAATTTCTGCCTGATTCAATATTTTTTTTAAATGAGCAGAAAGATAATGATCACCCAGCCCTTGCACCTTAGGGAATTTAGCAATTTCTTTTAAAACACTGGCATGCAGGCTAGCCGGGCTAGCCCCAAACCTTTTTAATAAGGTAGGGCCCAAGCCCTCGTCATCGGCCAATAATACGGCAAGCAAGTGCTCGACCTGTAATTCTTGATTGCCATATTCCGTGGCCAATTTGGCCATGGCCTCCATGGCTTCTTGGGATTTTAAGGTAAAGCGGTCAAAGCGCATATATTTTCAAATGGGGATGATAAGGGGTGGAGTCAAGGTGATTTTAATGAAGCATGGGGAAGTTGATTTCATACCGTGTCCCAACCCCTGGTACCGACTGAATTTGCAGGGTACCCCCTAAAGAACCAACAATTTGTTGTAATTGCTGCTCTCGTGAGGGGGTCATTCCAACACTATTATCTTGATATATGATCCGCTGCGGATCCACTTGGATAGCCATTTGAGCCCAGCGCTGCCTTGGCTCTTGGGTTGGAATCCCATTGACAATAGGGGGAGCATATTCTCGGGCATTCTGCACCCATAATTGTAACATCTGTCGTGCCAAACCTTCTGGAATGCTGGGACCCCCTGTACCTACTCGCACCGTCACAGAATCAGTGGGCAAAAGTTGCAGCTCTCTCGCCACAAATCTCTCCCAATCTGCAACCCTATTCCCGTACCCTAAGGAGAAAGTACTCTCAGACAACTGGGGTAATTGATCACGGCCCCACTTCTGCACAGATGGCTCTTGTAAGCTCTGAGTACTATCATTAGGCATCATGATTTGAGGGGGATAATCTGCACGCGTAGATCTCAAAGGCCCAAAACGCAGTTCAAAGCGAGTGCCCTTCCCTACCGCCGATTCAATTCGAAGGGCCCCATCATGAACCGCCACCGCCTTAGCAACCGCATAAGTTCCAACCCCAGTCCCGGCATCATCGGTTCGACCAGCCCTATTGCCAAACTCCAATAAGTCCCCCAAGAACTTGGTTGGAATGCCTGAGCCATTATCTTCGTATTTCACCCAATGACGATAAACTTCCAAATTCACTCGAAGCGGTACCACCGGATTTTGATAAGCTACAGAGTTAACTGCCAAATTTTTTAAAGCTAGAAAGACCAAGCCAGGGTAACCTGAAGATTCCCGATAGTGAAGGCGGACAGTCACTTGAGCCTGTGAGCTTAAATACTCAGAGACACGATGCGTTAGTTCACCCCACTGAATTGCCCTTTGGGTGGGCATCCTTCCCGAAGCAAGACTAAACAAGTCATCGATAAGATAATAATTAAATTCTATATCTTTTAAACGTTCGGGACTGAGTTGCTTTCCACCAGGCAGCAGTTCAGCATACCCCTTCAAAACCGCGACGGAATTGTTGATATCGTGAAGTAGCAAAGCACGATATCGCGATCTAGCGCCCTTGGGTAACATAGCATCTAATGTGTTGAATGAAACACTGAGCTGTTGTAAATCCCTTCTGATTTCGGCAGAGTCAACCCCTGCCCTGGTAAAATGTCGATAAACTCTTTCTGCATTCGCTCGAAATATCGAAAAATAATTGCTATAGAAAGGAGGAACCTCTTCCAAAGGACCGGCGATAGCATCTAAATCCAATTTTGAGAATTGACGAGATGGCCAAGAAGATTTTTTACCTTTGGGAAATAAGTGGGCCCCAGGTCGGCTGGCTGGTTCTGTACCTTTCCCTGACATTTGACTTATAAAAGGCCCTGCCGGGGTTTGCCACGCCCATTTCGGCTCGCCAAGACCTGGCACCTTAACCATATCCCAATGTAATTTGCCTAAATATTTCCTCAAAGATAAGGGCTGTAGATCATAGGTCACCGGGCCCAGCAAATTCAAATGACCCCATTGCGTAAGCACATCGGCCATGAGCCACCCGCCTCCACGTTGAGGTTGCCAGCCTAAGCCCTGTTCAACGACCTGCAAAGCACCCAAAGCACTTCCTTGAGTGACATGAGGCACGGCTTTACGAGCCACCATTGCCCAGGGGTTTAAACTAGTACTGCCCACTTGAGCAAGCCCCCATTGAGCGCCCAAACCGGTGACCCGAAAGACCGCAACCGCCAAACCCATGTGTTGTAAACGTTCGCCAAAATGATGGAAGGCTTGGGAGTCGCCATCCCAATAGGCAAGACTCGTGGAGCCCAGGGTAGCAACGCCTACTTCCGAAGCAATGCCTGTGCTCCCTGCCACTAAGGCCCGGCCTATGGTGCCACGGCCCAGCCAGGCAACCCCTGTCCTCCCTACACCTAAAGCTGTTTTTGCCCTAACCACTTGGCCAACAGGCCCGGCTAACACCATGGGTACCCAAAACTTAGGGTCGCTCCCTACATTGAAAAGGTGAGCTGCACTCATGGGTAGCGATTCAACAAAGGAGCCATTTCCCGACAAAATGGCCAAGCGTTTTTGAGCTATTTTAAGGGCTTGTTGCCCGGCAAACGTTTCGGGTTTTAAAGCCAAAATGGCTTGCGTTAGGGCATCGCTACTCGCCAAATCTTCGGCTAATAATAATCGCTGCACAAGATTGGTTAACGATTGAATGGCTAACTCTTCGTTGGGCGAGTGAATAATATCGCTTAATTCGGCAAAAAATTTTGTTCCGACATTTTGACGCAATTGAGCAGCAAAGGTGGGATTGAGAAAAAATAAAAACTGCCCAAAGGTTTCGGCGCAGCGGTAGGCTGGTTGCACCCTAGCCAATAATGCCTCGGTTGCATCGGTAGGGCCGGCTGACTTTTCTAAATGGAGGGCTAATTGATTAACAACTAAATTGAGTAATTGTTTATCAAAAGAAGCGACTGGGCCAGACCCCAATGCAGGACAGACTTGCGATGGACAGACGAACGCAACAGATACCACGGCCTTTACCTCACCTCGAAAAACCTACTCTCCTTCCTGACTATATATGTATGTAATGGATCCCGGGTCAAGCCCGGGATAACAACAGTCGCTACGAAATATCTCCCACCTGGGTAAGATTGCCAATTTTTACCGTAATCGCCTTGTGCTCATGACGCCTTAAAAACTTGATTTCAACCGTCTTGCCAATCGGGGTATCGCTGACCCAAAGAGGCAAATCGCCTGCTGAATTGAGGGCACGACCATCATATTCTGTTACAATATCACCAGGTTCCATGCCGGCTAGGGCTGCAGGGCTACCCTTCACCACATCGGCCACCATGGCGCCTTGGCCATTTTCGATCCCCAAAACATTGGCCAAATCTGAGGGTACTTCTTGAATACTCACTCCCAAATAACCACGATCGACTTTTCCTCCCTTAATGAGCTGGGGCGCCAAATTCTTCACCAGGTTGATAGGGATGGCAAAGCCAATACCTTGGCCACTTTGCACCACCGCTGTGTTAAGCCCTACCACCTCACCACTGAGGTTAAACAAGGGCCCCCCTGAATTACCAGGATTGATCGATGCATCGGTTTGAATAAAATTATCGTAGGGGCCAGCCCCAATATGCCTGCCCTTAGCGCTGATGATCCCGGCAGTGACGGTTTGACCTAAACCAAAGGGATTGCCGATGGCTAAAACCCAATCGCCTACTTGCACCACATCGGAATCACCCAGTTGAACGGTAGGCAGATCACCTTTGGCCGAAATTTTAATCACGGCAATATCGGTGCGCAAATCTTTCCCTATCACTTTAGCCTGAAACGTTCTGCCATCAGACAGATTCACGATAATTTCATCGGCCCCCATCACCACATGATTGTTGGTTAAAATATGCCCGTCTTTATCAATAATAAAACCTGAACCTAAACTATTTTGCCGACGGTTGCGCGGGGGCAGACCATAGTGCTGCCGAAAAAATTCGTCAAAGGGGCTGCGTAACTTAACCGTTTTGGTCGTGCTAATGTTCACAACGGCGGGTTGAACCCGTTTGATCAGGTCTGAAAAAGAACCTGGATAAGAAGGGGTAAACCACCCCACGGCTTGAACCGTGCCGCTACTCCATAGACACAGCAACAGGAAAATCAGATATTTCCTCATAATGCCGCCTAATTACTCAAAAAATACACTTATGGCAATACCAAATCAAACAAAGGTATTTTCAATTTTATTTGTAAATAGAGCCACGTCTTTTTGAGGTAGGGAGAGGCCAATGGAGAGCACGCGCCCGGTCGGCCTATGATAGTTTCTGTCATTGCGAGCGGTGTCATCCCCGCGAAGGCGGGGACCCATGATAACGAGCGTGGCAATCCCATCGCTTAGGCAGAAGAGATTGCTTCACCCTGTTGGGTTCGCAATGACAGAAACTGCCATAGTCCGACCGGCTTTTTCATAGATGCGCTGAAAGGCTCTCCCTTGACCTCCCCCTACCCTGAAAAGACTTCTTCTCAAATATTTGAGAGATATAAAAAGCAAGGGATGCGACTTTGCAGTTGAGTTAGCTTTTTCGACCCATCGCGGAAGCGCCGTGGCCCCCATGCGGGCTGGCCGGTATGGAAAGCCGGTTATACCGGAAGGATTCCATGCCGGCCAGCCCCATGAGGGTCGGCGATGGAGCGCCGGGTCGAAAAAGCTAACTCAACTGCAAAGTCGCATCCCTTGCTTTTTAGGTGCAGCGATGTGTAAATGAATTGAAGAATAAAAAAGAAGATTGCTTTTCCATCATGGATCCCCGCCTCCGCGGGGATGACACCGCTCGCAATGACATAGAGCCCTGCTGGGCTCTGAATGACATCGTTATTTTAAGCTTGCCAGAGAGGTGAGGACTTTCATAGTATCTGCCTCATGATTTTTCGAAGAACCTTGATGTTGTTTTTTATCATCTTGCTTGGCACGGGATGCGTGCAAAAAAAGTTGGCTCGTATTAATGAGCGTGATAGCGAGGCACAAGCTTTGAAAAAATGTCTGCGCTTAAGCGAAAAGAAGCATTTTGAAGAAGCGGTGGAGTGTTTGCAAATTTATAAAAGCCAATTCCCTAACTCCACTTATTCTCAAGAAGCTGAACTCAATATTGGCGACAACTACTATCGAAAAAAAGAATACTTGTTGGCCGCAGAAAGCTATAAAGTTTTTGCTCAAACGAATCCTGCTAGCGAAAAATTAGACTATGCTTATTACCGCATGGGCCTTTGTTATGAAAAAGAAATGCCTAAGGCCATTGACCGCGATCAAACCTATATCAAAGATGCCACCGATAGTTTTCACAAGGTGGTAGAGTATTTTCCGCAAAGCTCTTATGCCTACATGGCATCAGCCAAATACAATCAAATGCGCAACCGCGAGGCCAAAAAGCATTTTTATGTAGGTTACTTTTATTATCGCACCGGCGAATTTCGAGCTTCCATCCCACGTTTTCGCATTATCATGGAAGAATTTCACGACCTACCCATTGCCAAAGATGCTCACTATCACATTGCGATGGCCTATGCTAAATTAGATCGCATGGACGCAGCCCGCGAATTAGCAACTTCTTTTCTAGAAAAATATCCCAGCAGTCGGTTTGCCAAAAAACTTAGCAAAAAATTATTAGGAGACCACCATGGATGAAAGCCGCAAACTCTTTCAAGAAGGGAAACAATATTTTGTTAACCAAGAGTATGAATTGGCATTACCCATCTTGCAAAAATTGGTGGAAAAAGAAAATGGCTTTGCTGATGTTCACAACATGCTAGGGGTCATTGCCCACAACCATGGTCAATTTAGCGACGCCATCCATCAATTTGAAAAAGCCCTGCATATTAATCCCAAATACACCGAAGCCATGATGAATTTGGCCGTGCTTTATAATGACCTGGGTCAATATAAAAAATCACGGGTCTTGTTTGAAAAGGTGAAGGCTAAAAGCAAGGCTGGTGGCAAAGGCAAGATGGACCCTAATGTGCGGGACAAACTGGCTAATCAACATAATATGGTGGGAGATATGTATAAGGGGATCGGGTTTTACCAAGAAGCCATTGAAGAATACAACAAGGCATTGAAGCTTGCCCCCCATTTTTACGACATTCGGCTTAAGCATGCTATTTGTTTGCGCGACTCTGGCAATTATACCCAAGCTTTAAAAGAACTGAGTAACATCGTAAAAGAAAATGCTAAATTTTTATCGGCTCGTATCGAACGAGGCGTGACCCTTTATGCCACCGGAAAACATAAAGAGGCCATCGAAGAATGGAAAAAGATTTCGAAAGAATACCCCCACTACGAAAAAGCCCAAATGTATTTGAAATTAACGGCCAGCCACGGATAGAAATAGGATGAAAAAATCATTATCGGGATAGGGGGGAACGTTCCTTTTCTCGAACTTGCCACCAAGGATACTCAAATAACTTTTCTTGGGCCTGTTGCAAGACCCGTCGCCTTTGGGGCTCATTCTCAAGCCGGCGACACTCCTCAGCACTACAGCAGGTGACTGGCTTGCTTCCTAGGCGTTCGTCAATATACAAAATGGTTCGACACGCAAATGGGAGAGCATCGGGATCTGCCCCCTCCTCGCTTGGCCCCGCAACAGGTATGGCGGTACGTTCTGGATCAACCGTTGGGTTCGTTTCGGCAACGATTTCCTCTCGACAAGGTAAAAGTTCACCCGTTCGAGGATTTTCCCTCACCAGATCACCCAAAGGACACACACAAACAGAAATCCCCGCTGTATCTTCATGTCGAACCGTACCTGGAACACATTGACATTTCTTCTTGCCTGTCTCGGGATCTACAACTATCACTGCACCCAGTTGGCAGGTAGGGTCCACCCCGGCCCCGATCATGGGACGCTCATCAGGGCCTAATGCACCACCCTGCCCTGGCCCCATAAGCTTCAGACCACCCTGGTTAGGATCGCCCTCACCAGGATCAGCTGGCCCGGGGCCTTCTATGATCGTTGGCCCTCCCCCCAATCCCACGCCCGTACCCTGCGTTGGACCTGTGGGTTCTTGCGGACCACAAGAAAAGATACTTGCAATCACGACCCAAACGCTCAATAAAAAAAGGGGTTTCATCGTATTTCAACTTTCAGCATCAATCCCATAAAGACTCAACTTAGTATATAATGTACGCCGACCAATCTTCAATAGCTTTGCGGCGCGAACTTTATTGCCTCGTGATTTCTTCATGGCATCGAGGATGGTTTGTCTTTCAAGCTCGGCAATCAGACCATCTAAGCCTTTTTTAGAAAGCGTTTCATGTCGCACCTCGCGAAGGTGGGAGGAAAGCAGGTCGACCGAAATCTTCGAAGCCCCCATAGCAATAGCCCGATGGATTTCATTTTGAAGTTCACGAATATTGCCAGGCCAGTCATAATCCATAAGAATCTTCAACGCCTCTTTTGAAATTTTCACTTTCTTAGCCTTGGCTTTTTTAGCCTCTTCGGCAAGAAAATAACCGATGAGCAAGGGAATATCCTCCCGGCGTTCACGAAGGGACGGCAGGTTGATCTGGATCCCCTTGATTCGATAGTAGAGGTCTTGCCGAAATTTGCCCTGGGCCATCAATTCTTTCAAATCTTTATTGGAGGCCGAGATCAACCGAACCTCTACCTTGCGATAGTCCTTTGCACCAACGGGACGCACCTCGCCTTCTTGAATCACCCTTAATAGCTTTGCCTGCATGGAAAGCCCCATATCACCCACCTCATCTAAAAAAAGCGTTCCACCATGAGCCATCTCAAAAAGACCGATTTTGTCTGTGTGGGCACCCGTAAACGACCCTTTGGTGTGACCGAACAGCTCGCTCTCTAATAGCGTTTCAGAAAGTGCTGTGCAATTTTCGGCAATAAAAGGCCCGTGCTTACGCGGCCCATGATAATGAATGGCTTGGGCCAACAATTCTTTGCCGGTGCCGGTTTCACCGTGAAGAAAAACATTAATATCCGAATCCATCATGCGATCGATGGTCTTCAAGACGTTCTTGATGGCCGCACTTTCGCCAATGATTTTGTCGTAAGTATAGCACAGTGCTATCTCTTCGTTCTGGCGTTTGAGGTTCTCCTTCATAGCCTCTAAATTAGCTGAGGTCTCTCCCAAATCTTTTTGCAAACGACTGTTCAGTGTTTCAATCAACGTCTTTGATTTTTTGAGTTCTTCGATCTTTTCGGCATTTTCTTGGTGCAAACGGGCATGCTCAAGGGCAAGCGTTGCCTGATCAGCCAAGGCTTCGATAAGCGAAAGGTGTTGTTTTTCAAACACCCCTTCTCGAAAACGATTGTCGAGATAAATAAGGCCTACCGTTCGTGAACCCGATTGCAAAGGCACACAAAGCACCGAACGCAGTTTTAAAGTCAAAACCGATTGTGCCAATGAAAAGCGTTCGTCTTGTTGGGCATCAAAGACCACCACCGGAGCACCCTTGTGCATCACCTCCTGAGCAATCGTATAACTAAATTTTTCTTCTTCTTTTTGCAGGGTCTCGCGGTCGAGATTACGAGCCGCCCGCACCTCGAAGGCTTGCCTTTCCGAATGAATCACAAAACCACGTTCAGCATCGGTGAGTTCAATCGCTGCATCAAGGATCTCGGCTAAAAGCGGGTCTAGGCCTTGCCGCACCAACAACCGACGATTAATCTGAATCCATTTTTGAAAAGGAAATTCCATAGGCTCCTCCTCAATGGGCTTGGGTTCTACTTCAAACTTGCGAAGGGCTGCCTTCACTTTTTCTTTTTTGCGATCTCTAAAAAAACTCTCTCGAAATTCACCTGGCACCTTTAATGAAAGTTTGTTTAAAATCTTTAAGGCCGTTTCATAATCGTGCTGAGCCGCTTGCCAATTGCCGCGGGCAAAAGCCAACTCCGCACTATCCACATACATCTGCCAAAGGGAGATGTGCATGCCTCGCTGATTGGCATCCTCCTTCACCTCCTGAAGCCATTGATCAATTTGGGAATCTTCGACTCGACCTTGAGCTGTACGTAGCTTTGCCTCTAACCAATCGGCTTGGAGTAAATAATGCCGTTGTGATGCCGTGGTAGCGCGAAAGCGAAGCTCGGCCAAAGTCTTATGGCAGGTATTAAAGTCACATTGGTGCAATTCAAAATAGCCT of the Deltaproteobacteria bacterium genome contains:
- the bamD gene encoding outer membrane protein assembly factor BamD, translating into MIFRRTLMLFFIILLGTGCVQKKLARINERDSEAQALKKCLRLSEKKHFEEAVECLQIYKSQFPNSTYSQEAELNIGDNYYRKKEYLLAAESYKVFAQTNPASEKLDYAYYRMGLCYEKEMPKAIDRDQTYIKDATDSFHKVVEYFPQSSYAYMASAKYNQMRNREAKKHFYVGYFYYRTGEFRASIPRFRIIMEEFHDLPIAKDAHYHIAMAYAKLDRMDAARELATSFLEKYPSSRFAKKLSKKLLGDHHG
- a CDS encoding tetratricopeptide repeat protein, with protein sequence MDESRKLFQEGKQYFVNQEYELALPILQKLVEKENGFADVHNMLGVIAHNHGQFSDAIHQFEKALHINPKYTEAMMNLAVLYNDLGQYKKSRVLFEKVKAKSKAGGKGKMDPNVRDKLANQHNMVGDMYKGIGFYQEAIEEYNKALKLAPHFYDIRLKHAICLRDSGNYTQALKELSNIVKENAKFLSARIERGVTLYATGKHKEAIEEWKKISKEYPHYEKAQMYLKLTASHG
- a CDS encoding sigma 54-interacting transcriptional regulator, encoding MIKTQLIANRYEIIRELGKGAGGEVWLAKDCSKKSLVVALKILTLPAMDSAKFRAFQQECRLLQGLDHPHVARLYDYGQDGDRLYYSSEYVEGSDIVSEAKVRDWNAVFRLIVQAAWALQYLHDQHVIHRDLKTHNILVGKIHRENEADEKNRLQLKVIDFGLATLLSTQALGSTPVGSLDTMAPEILQGKAYDHRADLYSLGVVFYEMALGKLPAEQQGRFADYLEKLTFEKIDLEPLRQGDTPRGVVEIIARLVQKDPSQRLTQASDIIRILNEYEKETFPLVWAPPSSPQTTTHKKQKSYPVSLSSTEALQELQRLARSGDKTGAWAFAEPYLQQIHAWKNKQEVEDFFASAIHGLIEQGRFVEAQNCLRQMQNHPLLVGKPSLESELMRVDLACHQGHLALTEEILAKIPSGWFEEAPFEKRTRYEHFSALVAQAKKDFSKAVQHYAAAAKWAAKAERKDNEASLLANAGTLQFDQGNWQEAYQLFQQALTLARELDHKTLVATLTNNLGNIYLYFGRWSEAEQAFSESLQLAQREDLKPLQAYNLYLLSVSEEGKGNWEQVKRYLDQALAYAMSLQDAQPILQALLARGYFELHQCDFNTCHKTLAELRFRATTASQRHYLLQADWLEAKLRTAQGRVEDSQIDQWLQEVKEDANQRGMHISLWQMYVDSAELAFARGNWQAAQHDYETALKILNKLSLKVPGEFRESFFRDRKKEKVKAALRKFEVEPKPIEEEPMEFPFQKWIQINRRLLVRQGLDPLLAEILDAAIELTDAERGFVIHSERQAFEVRAARNLDRETLQKEEEKFSYTIAQEVMHKGAPVVVFDAQQDERFSLAQSVLTLKLRSVLCVPLQSGSRTVGLIYLDNRFREGVFEKQHLSLIEALADQATLALEHARLHQENAEKIEELKKSKTLIETLNSRLQKDLGETSANLEAMKENLKRQNEEIALCYTYDKIIGESAAIKNVLKTIDRMMDSDINVFLHGETGTGKELLAQAIHYHGPRKHGPFIAENCTALSETLLESELFGHTKGSFTGAHTDKIGLFEMAHGGTLFLDEVGDMGLSMQAKLLRVIQEGEVRPVGAKDYRKVEVRLISASNKDLKELMAQGKFRQDLYYRIKGIQINLPSLRERREDIPLLIGYFLAEEAKKAKAKKVKISKEALKILMDYDWPGNIRELQNEIHRAIAMGASKISVDLLSSHLREVRHETLSKKGLDGLIAELERQTILDAMKKSRGNKVRAAKLLKIGRRTLYTKLSLYGIDAES